atgtacgaaatgttttttattgcatttttaaGTGGTATCACTCGTTGCATATTTCATACATTGTAAAATATGGGAATgggatttattttattttataagttttCTTATTGTATATAGAGTTTTGCAATTAGGGTGAAGGAtagtttatcaaataaaaaggTTAAAGTCAATCCCTTTTTCATTAGATCTTTTTTTACTGAAGTATGTGTAACTCATATCTTCTTTTAAacagttaaaaatattaatattcatatctTTATATGGAAATTGATACATTTCTTAATCGTGATATAACTATCcatttaattgtaaaacaaCCACAAAATATTAGGCGACTATGGTCATTGGTTTAGTCCAGAGCTTGAAGTTGGCGAATCTAAGTTCACATAGTTGCAGTACCTCTTTCATAGCTGTATATACTTTATggtatatatacttatatatacgCACAATAATGTACTACAAGAGTGGTAAAAAATGTGTTTAAAGATGATACATATGAATACCATCGATTTTGCGGTTATCTAAACACGTTTTAACTATTCAAATATCtttcctttaattttttacttgttgtaaataaaaatttaaaaggaaTTACACTTCTTGTAAATAGTTCGAtgaatattcgataaattaacATTTATGTGATAGATTTATATTGAATCACCTCCATTTtagcaattttttttatgtatttaatctTGATTTATGCAATTTAATGAATTCATCATTGTCGGATTCATATATTCAATAGTAATTTACTAAATTACTAAGTAAAATGTTATTCTTGCGATGAAACTTGTACATTACACGTAGGAACTATGTGGTCAGAAattgtagaatatttaaaagatgcGTCTTTAGTggcaaaaatacaaaattgtttTGGTGTCAAAATACATTATAGTGAAACTTTGAAAGAACATTATAAGGAAAATCTCTGTCCTGAAATCCATGGTACTAATTGTCGAAATATTAAACGCAATGTGAATAGTTGCCAATTAAAATTTAGAGAAGCGAAAGAAAATGGTTATATTACAACGGAAAAAAGATCTATTTGCGgtgtaaaaacaaatatatgtacGAGTGAGAAATACGAACCATCGATCGCCCTCAATTGGAATTATactataacaaattatttttggtattatttattttttcttggAACAGAATTAggagatgaaatattttattctacatttataCCTTTCTGGTTTTGGAATATCGATGGTGCAGTGGGTAGAAGGGTTGTTTTAGTATGGGCTATTATCATGACAACGGGTATGttattacttaataatatctaatacattttatttttaaacagtATCGTTgcattatgaaaatttacatataggtcaaatattaaaagatgttATATGTTGGGCAAGACCTGCATGTCCTCCAGCAGTtcgattacaaataaaatggTCAGAAGAATATGGAATGCCATCTACTCATGCTATGATTGGTATATCGATTCCATTCAGTGTagtattatttacaataaataggTATCTCTACCCTGTTTCTATTGGTTGGATAATTGCAACATTGTGGTAAGTGACATATTATTCTCTAACAATAGATTGATTAAAATTcacaaaagaatttaaatataattgttattatttatttaaaaggtGTACACTTGTGTGTATGAGTAGATTATATCTGGGTATGCACACAGTATTAGACATTCTAGCAGGCTTAATATTAGCCATTGCATTAATGATTCCATTAGTACCTTTAGTGGACTACACAGATTATTATATTCTCTCAAACATTTGGGCTTTggcaattttaattactattagTATAGCCGTTATAGTTTATTACCCATGCAGCAAGAAATGGACACCAACCAGGTAATTTACATAATGATCttatagtttataaatataccaATTTGATTATGACGAACAGTCTTCTATTTTAGAGGTGATACAACTATGGTGGTATCTGTTACCACTGGGGTTCATTTAGGAGCATGGCTTAACTACAATACTGGAGCTATGATAGCTCCTATAAAATCACCACCATATGATATTATATGGCCAACTTACCCAATGTTTGGTTGCATGATACTTAGAACAATACTTGGATTTTCCAGTATTCTTGTAACAAGGGCTGTTTGCAAATCCCTTTGTTATAGAATAATGTGTGCCATATTAAGAATTAATTCTGAGGACCTCATGAAAAGTCAAAATTATTCAGAAGATAACAATAAGGTTCTTGTTGATCTAGTCCACAAATATGTGACTTGTTTTATGATAGGTGTAAATACAGTGTATCTCTTGCCAAATGTGTTTTCTATAATTGGGATCGAACGACCGACATTTTACacagaaatataaaacgcTTCCTCCAATTATAAAAACGATGCATTTCTTTAGCGTTTTATCGGTATAAAGTAaacataatatgaaattataatcatTGTACAAATCATTCCAATACTAATGTTTGTGATATTGtttttgtatacatatattcattgCTC
The DNA window shown above is from Bombus fervidus isolate BK054 chromosome 8, iyBomFerv1, whole genome shotgun sequence and carries:
- the LOC139990037 gene encoding sphingosine-1-phosphate phosphatase 2: MWSEIVEYLKDASLVAKIQNCFGVKIHYSETLKEHYKENLCPEIHGTNCRNIKRNVNSCQLKFREAKENGYITTEKRSICGVKTNICTSEKYEPSIALNWNYTITNYFWYYLFFLGTELGDEIFYSTFIPFWFWNIDGAVGRRVVLVWAIIMTTGQILKDVICWARPACPPAVRLQIKWSEEYGMPSTHAMIGISIPFSVVLFTINRYLYPVSIGWIIATLWCTLVCMSRLYLGMHTVLDILAGLILAIALMIPLVPLVDYTDYYILSNIWALAILITISIAVIVYYPCSKKWTPTRGDTTMVVSVTTGVHLGAWLNYNTGAMIAPIKSPPYDIIWPTYPMFGCMILRTILGFSSILVTRAVCKSLCYRIMCAILRINSEDLMKSQNYSEDNNKVLVDLVHKYVTCFMIGVNTVYLLPNVFSIIGIERPTFYTEI